From Anastrepha obliqua isolate idAnaObli1 chromosome 3, idAnaObli1_1.0, whole genome shotgun sequence:
cgctcatcagaggtgaaaaccgattggcaCTCAAGCCTACCAAACGATAGTAGGTGACAGCATTTGGCAGGgtagatagacgattcgacattccgcacggtaaacgacgacgcccccactagggtagtgggcaattacagcagctcgcctgacatcacAATTTGTTTCCACGGATCACCGGTCGTAAATTAACTTTAACATAGCTAATTGGGCCAGCTTCGCGGAATTCactgaggacaccttcgccgctttCCTAATCCCCACCGATGTGTGTTTACAGTTCACAtttgctgcggctcgcttcatacccgcCGCTTTCCCAGTTTCTAGCAAGCTAGCGTGATCACCTACGTCAGATTGTCCCACGGATTCTCGCATAAAgaatctcaatttggagatccggcaactggtcatCTAAaacaagcggactaaatgggaaGAACATTTGAAGAGCTtcaacttcacctctggtgtgaatAAGTTCTGGTCCAGCGAAaagtccctgtcgaacccgacgaagcgcAATGAGAAAGTGGATATAacttcaacggttgcacttcgtcggacccgaagagatgcaggagctattttagccggcaactcatactgcatcctccggccgtCAAATCCAAGCGCCATACCCCCAGACGGTTACACAAGCTTACGaacaacagtgcgccacttactttcgcctgtgatgaggttcagggggccatcaacaaaatgaaatcatcaaaacccattggccctgacgggctaaacatgctgatgttgtaaaagctgggtccattgggagtagaataccTCACAAGGGTTTTCGATATGTCCATGGCCACTCTCGTAATTCCGGACAAGTGGAAATCAgcgagagtggtcccactaccaAGGGGGTTCTTATCGGACGATAACTCTTCTTTCCCCAGGCATGTCAGGAGGCATTTTTTGAACTACACCGACGAGATCTaggacaaaacagaccgacaaTTACTGCACcagacagtatacagacagataataaacggcattcatcgggagacaccaACTTCTTAACCCCCGACACCTTAATGTCGTTATCGGAGTTCAACCACCTcctattgcagacgaaaaaCTCCAGCTTCCCTGAGAGTCTCGCTtaatcttggcacaattacgttctggatactgtaacacccctctccttctggacccaacctttcgaaacagcatgtttccagggtttaccgttagatgagctagacgaagacgaccggtgatttacactacactgacagggtttagtatactgctacaacaacaacagaatagCTGATATGTTGGTATAAGACAATGCGTACATTGTAGTATCGCTCAGCGTTTTTTACGTCACATCATGTGTATGCAGGTAATACTGCTCGTatacaaggcgaattgagtactcaTGGTGGCCCCATCCAAaagcagttactttatttttcgtgattttAACACGTCAGGTCCTTtgccaatacaaaaaaaaaacgaacaaagcaaacaaaaggaggagatATTACATGCTTGTAATAATTCAGTGAATTGcttggtaatattatgatatgtgggatttaaactaaataaagtacagaaaaaacttgtttattgaTTTCCGAGAGTTATATGAGTCTATGCCGTGTTTGCCTCACAAATTGCATATTTATTCATAACGATCTTCCCAACGCCCTCttattaaagaaatttatattGAATAAACAGACTGGTGCGGTTAAGAATCTAGATTGATGGTGCCAGCGAGTTTGCCGTGCGTAAGCTACTTAAGAGGAATAATCGATTAGTAGTATTTGCGATAATTCGGTCTCATAATTAACTAGTATTgtcgaaagaaaaattttggtttgtttatatCTCACCATGTCGGCACCGATAGAAATTCCCTTACGGGACACGGATGAAGTAAATAATCATCATTAtctaaattttggttttgtcaTGTATCAATGATAACTTATACAATTTTAACAGGTTATTGAGGTACATCCAGATCAGTTGCCAGAATGTCAAGAAGTACTAGCAATTTTACGCCAAGAGCGTTCTCAGCTCAACACCTGGGTCAACGTCGCCGTAAgtataattattttgtaaaataaaaattcactcaTTGTGGACCAAAGGTCCGTTTTTTGCTTTAGCATTCAAGGCTTCGAATTTGCATACTAGCGCTCCTTATGCTCTGGAGTCAGCTCGTTCAAAACTTGTGTTAGAATGTATGCAACAAAGTAGTCAGtgttgaaaaaaagaacaaaaaatgtacGACTTTTCTCTTgttttgaacaaagtttttgtATCAAATTGAAAGAAAGAAGAGTTccagttctaaaaattttaaaaatgaaataaggaAATGGTTATTGAAAGATCAGCTTCCTAAAGATCGATAGATTTGCCTGTCAATTTGACGACCGTATATTCAAATTATATAAAGGTTATGCTACCTACCTTTAAGTGCCAACATTTGTACAATAATGTTTAAAacgtgaagaaaaaaatgtttttccctcTTCATTTAACGGAGCACAATTATGTAAAGTTCTAAAAGAGCGGACTTCAGATTGTACCAAAATGTATTGATAGATATCGGAAGTctgaatttttgagaaaaaactttCTCCTCCAAACGTCAGGTTGTTCCTACACGTAGTATTCCATAACGAACTGTTGTGTACGAAGGTCCAACGGGGCTCCACCTATACACTTTGGTGGTGCCGTTTTGTCCAACACTGTGTGCATgagtttctgtttttctttcctCCTCAAACCTCGTACAGTGTgtaaacttaaatttacgtGTTCATTAAACTCTGTTTCCTGATTTATCTTAGTAGTTATGGCAATTAAGTCGGTTTTTTTGTTCCAAGGAATGCTTAAATAACGGGTTCCCGATAAGGTGTAACTGTATTAGGTTAGAGTGTATTGCAtaattgtttgtatttatatttttaagtattcgGCATGAGATGATGCCAGTAAGAAttggtatttaattttatgatcgACTTTGGTGAGCGTAGTCGGAATATTGGATGTCGCTTGAATAGGACCATAGATTTCAATGTCGGGTTTTTACgatgaatttaattaaaaagtatccTACTTGTCCCAAATTTCACTGAAAAAAGCTGATATAATAAGTACAGTGATTTACTTCCAGAACAAATTCGAGAGAAATCACTTGCTTCATATCAAAATCTGAAAAAAGTACTTCTGGTTTTAGTGCAACCGTTTGAGTTCCAGGGGTATTGAAAACACACTGTCGCAAAACCCTAAACAGCGCAACCATCTTTTCTCTAAATGagcactatttttattaaacggAGCTGTGTGTTGCTCGGTAAATTTGAGCGCGTTCGGTTAATTTATGATACGGGATTGTTTACAttatcataaatatatttattttagattaaaaataaatttttaattgccatTAATTGtgcttttcttttcctttttttaatatatttcagttGGCATActacaaagaaaagaaaacgggTGACTTTATAAGACTACTGGAAACCGCGAGAACAGAAGGCAATACCGACTACCGTGACATGGAAAAGGATCAAATGCGCGCATATGACATGTTGGCTGCACATTACGTACAGGAAGCCAACCGGGAGAAGTCAAAAGAGAAAAAACGAGAATTATTTATGAAAGCTACGAATTTGTATACAACTGCTGACAAGATTATAATGTACGATCAAAATCATTTATTGGGTAGAGCCTATTTCTGTTTATTAGAAGGCGATAAAATGGAGCAAGCAGACGCCCAGTTCAATTTCGTGCTTAATCAATCGCCAGCAAATATTCCTTCGCTTTTAGGAAAAGCATGTATTGCGTTCAATAAGAAGGATTATAGAGGTGCCTtagcattttataaaaaagcttTGCGTACAAATCCAAACTGCCCAGCAAACGTGCGCATGGGTATGGGCCATTGTTTCCTCAAAATGAATAATCAAGAAAAAGCGAAACAGGCATTTGAGAGAGCACTAGAACTAGACTCGAACTGTGTGGGTGCTCTCATTGGGTTAGCAATCCTAAAACTCAATTTGCATGAACCCGACTCTAACAAATTAGGTGTTCAAATGCTGTCCAGAGCTTACACTATTGACTCTACCAGTCCGATGGTGCTAAATCACCTAGCAAATCacttctttttcaaaaaagacTATCAAAAAGTACAACATTTAGCCTTACACGCGTTTCATAACACTGAAAATGAAGCCATGAGGGCAGAGAGCTGTTACCAGCTGGCTCGCAGTTTCCATGCTCAATGTGATTATGATCAAGCATTTCAATACTATTATCAATCGACGCAAATCGCACCAGCTAACTTTGTCCTGCCGCATTACGGTCTTGGTCAAATGTATATATATCGCGGTGATACCGAAAACGTAAGTCGCATTTAGTTATGCTTCacgtatgtatttaaaaatttttgtatttgtaggctgctcaatgttttgaaaaagttttaaaaatacagcCAGGAAACTATGAAACTATGAAGATTTTGGGATCTCTTTATGCAAATTCTAACTCTCAAGCAAAGCGTGATATGGCGAAGTCACATTTAAAAAAGGTCACCGAGCAATTTCCTGATGACGTAGAAGCTTGGATTGAATTAGCTCAAATACTAGAACAAAATGATTTACAAACGTCACTTAATGCTTACGCTACGGCATCTAGTATTCTAACTGAGAAAGTTAAAGTTGACATACCGGCAGAGATCTTAAATAATGTTGCTGCATTACATTATCGAGTTGGTAATTTAACATTAGCGAAAGAAAAGTTAAATGAAGCGATACAACGAGCAAAAGTTGAAGCAGATAGTTCGAATGCAGATAAGCAATATTATGATTCTATATCTGTTACAATGACCTATAATTTAGCTCGCCTCAACGAAGCTATGTGCAGCTATGACGTAGCCGACAAACTATTTAAAGATATATTAAAGGAGCATCCAAACTATATTGACTGTTATTTACGTTTGGGATGCATGGCCCGTGACAAGGGTCTCATTTTCGTAGCATCAGATTTCTTTAAGGACGCATTAAATATCAATAATGACAATCCAGATGCCAGGTATTATTGATGCTTTAATTTATGTTgtggtttatttaaattaatattttccttcTAGATCCTTGTTGGGAAACCTACATTTGGCAAAAATGCAGTTTGCTTTAGGACAGAAAAACtttgaaaccattttgaaaaatcctgcAACTTCTACGGATGCATATTCGTTGATTGCACTAGGAAATTTTTCATTGCAAACTCTTCATCAGCCCATAAGGGATAAGGAAAAGGAGCGTAAACATCAAGAAAAGGCTTTATCCATATATAAACaggtttgattattttattccgATGCTTACTTCAATAATGATTTGTTAAAATTACAGGTACTACGTAATGATCCTCGAAACATTTGGGCCTCTAATGGAATTGGTGCTGTATTGGCGCACAAAGGATGTGTTATAGAAGCACGCGATATATTTGCACAAGTCCGAGAGGCTACAGCTGATTTTTCCGATGTATGGTTAAACATTGCTCACATATATGTCGAACAGAAGCAGTACATTAGTGCAA
This genomic window contains:
- the LOC129240522 gene encoding RNA polymerase-associated protein CTR9 homolog — translated: MSAPIEIPLRDTDEVIEVHPDQLPECQEVLAILRQERSQLNTWVNVALAYYKEKKTGDFIRLLETARTEGNTDYRDMEKDQMRAYDMLAAHYVQEANREKSKEKKRELFMKATNLYTTADKIIMYDQNHLLGRAYFCLLEGDKMEQADAQFNFVLNQSPANIPSLLGKACIAFNKKDYRGALAFYKKALRTNPNCPANVRMGMGHCFLKMNNQEKAKQAFERALELDSNCVGALIGLAILKLNLHEPDSNKLGVQMLSRAYTIDSTSPMVLNHLANHFFFKKDYQKVQHLALHAFHNTENEAMRAESCYQLARSFHAQCDYDQAFQYYYQSTQIAPANFVLPHYGLGQMYIYRGDTENAAQCFEKVLKIQPGNYETMKILGSLYANSNSQAKRDMAKSHLKKVTEQFPDDVEAWIELAQILEQNDLQTSLNAYATASSILTEKVKVDIPAEILNNVAALHYRVGNLTLAKEKLNEAIQRAKVEADSSNADKQYYDSISVTMTYNLARLNEAMCSYDVADKLFKDILKEHPNYIDCYLRLGCMARDKGLIFVASDFFKDALNINNDNPDARSLLGNLHLAKMQFALGQKNFETILKNPATSTDAYSLIALGNFSLQTLHQPIRDKEKERKHQEKALSIYKQVLRNDPRNIWASNGIGAVLAHKGCVIEARDIFAQVREATADFSDVWLNIAHIYVEQKQYISAIQMYENCMKKFYKHHNVEVMQYLARAYLRVGKLKEAKTVLLKARKVAPQDTILLFNIAVVLQRLAMAILKDEKSTLDVVLQAVHELELAQRYFQYLSICGDKTRFNIEIAGIEANQCQDLLSQAQYHVSRARRIDEEEKTLRRKQEEERLAFKMKQEEERKRREEEQKTSREQMLVKRQEYVEKTKGILIIPENLSQSKERKKGGGRPRKDGYVSDSGSDVGEIDGAERSSKKKPKERKKTGGRKRKSAADKYDSDSEGEVRSKEKKLKKKPKETKEMKNKLSAKQRLKIVSKATISTSESDSDAGGRKRKHSINRDQSDDSDGSVASKRVRRISRSPSEQRSHSGSRSNSESRSRSRSRSQSENRSRSGSESVRRSRSKSNSRSKSPSRSRSVSRSRSPSSSPIRSKNKSSKKSPSRSPSISDSE